A segment of the Cohnella algarum genome:
CATGGCCGGCCTCGGGCTAGGCGTCAACCTGCGCGACTTCCGGCTCGCCTGGCGCCCGCTGCTCGCGCTGCTCGCCGTCTCGCTCCTCGTCTCGGCCGGCGTCTACGTCACGCTCGCGTTTTAAAGCCCGGCCAGGCTCCAGTCCAGACTGCCCGGCCGATGCCGCCTCGCAGGCTCAGCCCGTCGCCAGCCGGACGTCTACCTGGACCGTCAGCGTCTGGTCCGACGTTCCGCGGTACACGCCTTTGACCGGGACGATGTCGAGATAATCCCGCCCGTGCGCCAGCTTGACGTACCGCCAATCGATCAGGTTCCGGTTGGTCGGATCGAAGCCCTGCCAGCCGACGTCGGGCACGTAGGCTTCGATCCACGCATGCGAGGCCTGCTCGAAGTCCGCGTCCCTTCCCTGCAAATCGCCGACAAAATGGTACCCGCTTACGTACCGAGCGGGGATCCCTTTGAGGCGGCAAACCGAAAGCAGCAAATGCGCAAAATCCTGGCATACCCCGGAGCCGATCCCGATCATCTCGTCGGCGGTCGTATGAACCCCGGTGGACAGGGGCTTGTACTCAAAATCAGCATAAATGCGCTCCGATGCCTTCTGCACGTAGTCGAAAACGCCTTCCCCCTCCACGCCGATGCTGCCGGCGTACGCCGCCACCGTCGGATGAAAGCTGGCGAACACGGACGGAAGCAAATACTCCGCATTGTCGTTCGCGAACGCTTCGCTGCGGATTTTGGCCCAGGCCAGCTCCGGCGGCAGCTCCGATTCCCGCTTGATCG
Coding sequences within it:
- a CDS encoding transglutaminase family protein — its product is MRLEICHTTRYAYADPVADSVNELRLAPRTDERQACYQHRLIVEPNVSMMSYEDYFGNRVYSFTASDAHKELAITSQSTVVTRDSPIKRESELPPELAWAKIRSEAFANDNAEYLLPSVFASFHPTVAAYAGSIGVEGEGVFDYVQKASERIYADFEYKPLSTGVHTTADEMIGIGSGVCQDFAHLLLSVCRLKGIPARYVSGYHFVGDLQGRDADFEQASHAWIEAYVPDVGWQGFDPTNRNLIDWRYVKLAHGRDYLDIVPVKGVYRGTSDQTLTVQVDVRLATG